A genomic region of Cannabis sativa cultivar Pink pepper isolate KNU-18-1 chromosome 1, ASM2916894v1, whole genome shotgun sequence contains the following coding sequences:
- the LOC115706019 gene encoding ras-related protein RABC2a isoform X2 gives MGSLTKVGNGNFDYSFKILLIGDSGVGKSSILLSFISNCVHHDLSPTIGVDFKIKLLSVGGKRLKLTIWDTAGQERFGTVISSYYRVYDVTRRETFTNLSNTWAKEVELYSTNPNCIKILVGNKVDKDKERAVSREEGIALAQEHKSLFLECSAKTRENVEQCFKELVLKILEVPSLLENGSAVVKRHTMKQKQAHSSSRGGGGCCLN, from the exons ATGGGATCGTTAACAAAAGTTGGGAATGGAAATTTCGATTACTCGTTTAAGATACTTTTGATTGGTGATTCTGGTGTGGGAAAGAGTAGTATTTTGCTCAGTTTCATCTCCAACTGTGTTCATCATGACCTTTCACCTACTATTG GTGTTGATTTCAAGATCAAATTATTATCAGTCGGTGGGAAAAGATTGAAGCTTACAATTTGGGACACAG CGGGACAAGAGAGGTTTGGCACAGTAATAAGCTCTTATTACAGAG TTTATGATGTCACAAGGCGAGAAACCTTCACAAACTTATCGAATACATGGGCAAAGGAGGTAGAACTCTACTCCACTAATCCGAATTGCATCAAAATACTAGTTGGGAACAAAGTCGATAAG GATAAGGAAAGGGCAGTAAGTAGAGAAGAAGGGATTGCTCTTGCTCAAGAGCACAAAAGTTTGTTTCTTGAATGTAGTGCTAAAACAAGGGAGAATGTTGAACAATGCTTTAAAGAACTTGTGTTGAAG ATACTGGAAGTACCAAGTTTACTGGAAAATGGATCCGCAGTAGTTAAGAGACACACAATGAAGCAGAAGCAAGCACACAGTTCATCTCGAGGCGGTGGTGGTTGCTGCCTTAACTAA
- the LOC133033463 gene encoding peroxidase 15-like produces the protein MAGSSQYILVISLCCIGFLAGGFAQLTPFFYMQSCPSVTNIVGGVIQQALQTDPRIAASLIRLHFHDCFVIGCDGSLLLDSTDTIVSEKEGFGNINLARGFEVVVNIKTAVENACPGVVSCADILAIAAEEFVRLVNTNN, from the exons atggCAGGCTCATCACAATATATTTTGGTAATAAGTCTTTGCTGCATTGGCTTTTTGGCTGGAGGGTTTGCTCAGCTCACTCCATTTTTTTACATGCAAAGCTGCCCAAGTGTGACCAATATTGTTGGAGGGGTCATTCAACAAGCTCTGCAGACTGATCCTCGTATTGCTGCCAGTCTCATTCGTCTTCACTTCCACGATTGCTTTGTTAtt GGTTGTGATGGATCGCTATTGTTGGACAGCACTGATACAATAGTGAGCGAAAAAGAAGGTTTTGGAAATATTAACTTGGCTAGAGGTTTTGAAGTTGTGGTTAATATTAAAACTGCCGTTGAGAATGCTTGTCCTGGTGTTGTCTCTTGTGCTGATATTCTAGCCATCGCAGCTGAAGAATTTGTGCGCTTGGTAAATACAAATAATTAA
- the LOC115706019 gene encoding ras-related protein RABC2a isoform X1, producing the protein MGSLTKVGNGNFDYSFKILLIGDSGVGKSSILLSFISNCVHHDLSPTIGVDFKIKLLSVGGKRLKLTIWDTAGQERFGTVISSYYRGAHGIILVYDVTRRETFTNLSNTWAKEVELYSTNPNCIKILVGNKVDKDKERAVSREEGIALAQEHKSLFLECSAKTRENVEQCFKELVLKILEVPSLLENGSAVVKRHTMKQKQAHSSSRGGGGCCLN; encoded by the exons ATGGGATCGTTAACAAAAGTTGGGAATGGAAATTTCGATTACTCGTTTAAGATACTTTTGATTGGTGATTCTGGTGTGGGAAAGAGTAGTATTTTGCTCAGTTTCATCTCCAACTGTGTTCATCATGACCTTTCACCTACTATTG GTGTTGATTTCAAGATCAAATTATTATCAGTCGGTGGGAAAAGATTGAAGCTTACAATTTGGGACACAG CGGGACAAGAGAGGTTTGGCACAGTAATAAGCTCTTATTACAGAGGTGCGCATGGAATAATTCTTG TTTATGATGTCACAAGGCGAGAAACCTTCACAAACTTATCGAATACATGGGCAAAGGAGGTAGAACTCTACTCCACTAATCCGAATTGCATCAAAATACTAGTTGGGAACAAAGTCGATAAG GATAAGGAAAGGGCAGTAAGTAGAGAAGAAGGGATTGCTCTTGCTCAAGAGCACAAAAGTTTGTTTCTTGAATGTAGTGCTAAAACAAGGGAGAATGTTGAACAATGCTTTAAAGAACTTGTGTTGAAG ATACTGGAAGTACCAAGTTTACTGGAAAATGGATCCGCAGTAGTTAAGAGACACACAATGAAGCAGAAGCAAGCACACAGTTCATCTCGAGGCGGTGGTGGTTGCTGCCTTAACTAA